A single genomic interval of Prionailurus viverrinus isolate Anna chromosome A2, UM_Priviv_1.0, whole genome shotgun sequence harbors:
- the NR2F6 gene encoding nuclear receptor subfamily 2 group F member 6, translated as MAMVTGGWGGPGSGGGDTNGVDKAGGYPRAAEEDSASPPGAASDAEPGDEERPGLQVDCVVCGDKSSGKHYGVFTCEGCKSFFKRSIRRNLSYTCRSNRDCQIDQHHRNQCQYCRLKKCFRVGMRKEAVQRGRIPHSLPGAVAASSGSPPGSALAAAAGGDLFPGQPVSELIAQLLRAEPYPAAAGRFGAGAAGAFGAGGGAAGAVLGIDNVCELAARLLFSTVEWARHAPFFPELPVADQVALLRLSWSELFVLNAAQAALPLHTAPLLAAAGLHAAPMAAERAVAFMDQVRAFQEQVDKLGRLQVDSAEYGCLKAIALFTPDACGLSDPAHVESLQEKAQVALTEYVRAQYPSQPQRFGRLLLRLPALRAVPASLISQLFFMRLVGKTPIETLIRDMLLSGSTFNWPYGSGQ; from the exons ATGGCCATGGTGACCGGCGGCTGGGGCGGCcccggcagcggcggcggcgacACGAACGGCGTGGATAAGGCGGGCGGCTACCCGCGCGCGGCCGAGGAAGACTCGGCCTCACCTCCCGGCGCCGCCAGCGACGCTGAGCCGGGCGACGAAGAGCGGCCAGGGCTGCAGGTGGACTGCGTGGTGTGCGGGGACAAGTCGAGCGGCAAGCACTACGGCGTCTTCACCTGCGAGGGCTGCAAGAGCTTCTTCAAGCGGAGCATCCGCCGCAACCTCAGCTACACCTGCCG GTCTAACCGTGACTGCCAGATTGACCAGCATCACCGGAACCAGTGCCAATACTGTCGCCTGAAGAAGTGCTTCCGGGTGGGCATGAGGAAGGAGG CCGTGCAGCGCGGCCGCATCCCGCACTCCCTGCCCGGCGCCGTGGCCGCCTCCTCCGGCAGCCCCCCGGGCTCGgcgctggcggcggcggcgggcggagACCTTTTCCCCGGACAGCCGGTGTCGGAGCTGATCGCGCAGCTGCTGCGCGCCGAGCCCTACCCCGCGGCGGCCGGGCGCTTCGGCGCGGGCGCGGCGGGCGCGTTCGGCGCCGGGGGCGGCGCGGCGGGCGCCGTGCTGGGCATCGACAACGTGTGCGAGCTGGCGGCGCGGCTGCTCTTCAGCACCGTGGAGTGGGCGCGCCACGCGCCCTTCTTCCCCGAGCTGCCCGTGGCCGACCAGGTGGCGCTGCTGCGCCTCAGCTGGAGCGAGCTCTTCGTGCTGAACGCGGCGCAGGCTGCGCTGCCCCTGCACACGGCGCCGCTGCTGGCCGCCGCCGGTCTGCACGCCGCGCCCATGGCCGCCGAGCGCGCCGTGGCCTTCATGGACCAGGTGCGCGCCTTCCAGGAGCAGGTGGACAAGCTGGGCCGCCTGCAGGTCGACTCGGCCGAGTACGGCTGCCTCAAGGCCATCGCGCTCTTCACGCCCG ATGCCTGCGGCCTCTCGGACCCAGCACACGTGGAAAGCCTGCAGGAGAAGGCGCAGGTGGCCCTCACCGAGTACGTGCGGGCCCAGTACCCGTCCCAGCCGCAGCGTTTTGGGCGTCTGCTGCTGCGGCTCCCCGCCCTGCGTGCTGTCCCCGCCTCCCTCATCTCCCAGTTGTTTTTCATGCGCCTGGTGGGCAAGACGCCCATCGAGACGCTGATCCGAGACATGCTGCTGTCAGGAAGTACCTTCAACTGGCCTTATGGCTCAGGCCAGTGA